GGATCAGCGGTTTTAGGGTTGGGTAATATAGGGCCTCTTGCTTCTTTACCAGTTATGGAAGGTAAATGTATGCTTTTTAAAGAATTTGCAGGGTTAGATGCCTTTCCTTTAGCGGTGAATACCCAAGATGTAGATGAATTTGTTGAGGTGGTAAAACAGGTTTCTTTGGTGTTTGGTGGAATAAACTTGGAAGATATTTCTGCCCCAAGATGTTTTGAAATAGAAAAGAGATTGTGGGAAGAGCTTGAGGTGCCTGTGGTTCACGACGACCAGCATGGCACAGCTATCGTGGTTTTAGCAGGTCTTATTAATGTAGAAAGGTTGTTAGGAAAAAGTTTAAGGGATATGAAGATAGTAATTTCAGGTGCTGGGGCCTCTGCCATAGGAACGGCAAGGCTACTTTTAAAATATGGGGTCAAAAATCTTATTTTATGCGATTCATATGGGGCTATTTATCAGGGAAGAAAAGAAAGAATGAATCCTTATAAAGAAGAAATTGCTTCCCTTACTAACCCGGAAAGGTTAAAAGGTACACTTTCAGAGGTGTTAGCAGGGGCGGATATTTTTATTGGTCTTTCAGCTCCAAACATTCTTAAACCTGAAGACTTAAAGGCTATGGCTCAGGATAGAGTAGTTTTTGCTTTAGCCAATCCTGACCCTGAGATTTCTCCTGAAATTGCGTTGCCTTTGGTCAGGGTGTTGGCTACCGGACGTTCAGACTATCCTAATCAGATCAACAACGCTTTAGCCTTCCCTGGGCTTTTTAAGGGATTACTTGAGGCTAAGGCGAAAAAGGTGGATGAAGAGGTTTTTATAGAGGCAGCAAAAGCTATTGCTTATGTCATAAAGAAAGAGGAATTAAAGGAAGATTATATAATACCCAGCATGTTTGATAAAAGGGTGGTAAAGGCCGTAGCTCAAGCAGTGGTAAAAAAATTGACAAAACCCTCAAAAAGTTTAAACTAAAATCATATTCTCAGAAAAAAGGGGAAGGCTTATGGCGAGGAAAAAAGGTAGTTCTAAAAAAAATTCTGAGTTTTTAGAGGGTTTAGTCTGGAAACCCAAACATGTGTTTGATGTTTTAAAGGAGGAAGAAAAAAAACAGGTTGAGGATCTAAGTAAGGAGTATATAGAGTTTCTTTCTCAGGCTAAGACTGAAAGAGAAACCATAGAAAGGGCTTTAACTCTTTTGGAAAAAAAGGGCTTTTTTGATAAAGAATCCAAAAAGGGATGGGTAGTCTACAAAAATAAGCTTCTTTTTGCCTGGAATTTTGGTAAGAAAAAAATAACTGAGGGGCTAAGAATAGTTGTGAGCCATATAGATACCCCCAGGCTTGACCTTAAGTTACATCCTCTTTTTGAGGACACAGAACTGGTTTTTTTAAAAACCCATTATTATGGAGGTATCAAAAAATACCACTGGGTAGCTCAACCTTTAAGTTTACATGGGGTTGTGGCTAAAAAAGACGGTAGTTTGGTTAAGATAGTGTTAGGAGAGAAGGAAGATGACCCAGTTTTTACCATCTGTGACCTTCTTCCCCATCTTTCAAGAAAAGTTCAGGCAGAAAAAAAGCTTTCCGAGGCTATCGTAGGGGAAAAGCTCAACGTTCTTTTTGGAGGCCTTCCCTTGGAGGAGCTTGAGGAAGAAAAGGAACTCAAAGAAAGGGTTAAACTTAACTGTTTAAAGCTTTTATATCAAACCTATGGCATAAGGGAGGAAGATTTTGTTTCGGCAGAACTTTATATCGTTCCTGCTGGTAGGGCAAGAGAGGTGGGGATAGACAAGGCGTTTATAGGAGGTTATGGCCAAGACGATCGTATCTGTGCCTTTACCTCTCTTAAGGCCTTTTTAGAGGTAGAACAGCCTGAATATACGAATGTTTTACTTTTCATGGATAGAGAAGAAATAGGTTCAGAAGGAAATACTTCTGCTAAAAGCAGGGTTTTTGAAAGGTTTGTGTATGAGCTTATCAAGAAACAGGGATTATCTCCTACTCCTGATGTATTTTTTGAGGTTATGGCTAACACCAAGGCTATTTCTGCAGACGTGACCGCGGGTATAGACCCTAATTATGTCGAGGTACATGATAAACTAAATGATGCTAAGATGGGATTTGGTATAGCGGTAAACAGGTATACAGGACATGGCGGAAAGTATATGGCTAACGAAGCTCATGCCGAGTTTTTGGCAGAACTTTTAAAGAGTTGGGATGAAGATGGAGTGGTTTATCAAGTAGTTTCTATGGGAAAGGTAGATGAAGGAGGAGGAGGTACGGTAGCTAAGTATTTTGCTTCTTATGGGATGGATGTGGTGGATGCAGGACCACCTTTACTTTCTATGCATTCTCCCTTCGAGGTGGCTCATAAAGCAGATCTTTTTATGTGCTATCGGGCTTATAAAAGCTTTTTTAGCCGTTAGCCTGTTATTTTTTTATTAAAAGGGAGTTTTATGAAGATCGCAGAAGGAGACTACGTTCTTATTTTAACCTCAGATGAAAAAAAGTATTTAGTTGAGGTGAAAGATACCTCTTTTCACACACATAAAGATTTTTTAGACCTAAAAGATTTGATCGGAAAAAACTACGGAGAAGTCGTTTACGGAAAAAAAGGGGAAAAATTTTATGTGTTAAAACCTTCTCTTTATGACTTTTTGATGAAGGTTGAAAGGGCTACTCAAATAGTTTATCCTAAGGATATAGGGTATATTTTACTTAAACTTAACGTAGGGCCAGGAAGTTTGGTTTTAGAATGTGGTGGAGGTTCTGGGGCTTTAACTACAGCCCTTGCTTTTATGGTTGGTCAAGAGGGAAGGGTCATTTCTTACGAGAAGGAGCCCAAATTTCAGAAGATTGCTATAAAAAACCTTGAAAGACTTAATCTTTTAGATAGAGTAATTTTTAAGAACGTAGAAGTAACTGAGGCTTTTGAAGAAAAAGAGGTGGATGCGGTTTTTTTAGACTTAAAGGAACCCTGGACGTTGATCCCAGCAGCTTGGGAGTCCTTGAAAGGAGGTCATTTTTTAGGAATTCTTGTCCCTACGGCTAATCAAGTTTCTCGATGCCTTTTAGAGTTACAGCGTTTACCTTTCTTAGACATAGAGGTTTCTGAAATCCTCCTTAGGCAATACAAACCCAATCCTGAAAGGTTAAGACCAGAAGATAGGATGGTTGCTCATACTGGATTTTTAATCTTTGCCAAAAAGGTGGTTGAAAAATAATGTCTGTTTCTATTTTTATCTCAAAAAAGGATCTTATCTCCAAAAAGCTAGCAAAAAACATAGCTTCAAGGTTAAATCAAGTTTTAAAGGAACTAAGACTTGGTAAAAAAGAGGTTTCTTTAACCTTGGTTGACAATCTTACCATCTGGAATTTAAACCTTAAATACTTAGGAAGAAACTATCCTACCAACGTACTTTCTTTTTCTTTTTTTGGTAAACATGGTTTTCAAAACAATCTTTTAGGAGAGATTATTATTTCGGTCGAAAAGGCCAAGGAAGAGGCAGATTTCCATGGATTAAACTTTGAAAACTACCTGTTGAGTTTAGTTATCCATGGATTAGTTCATCTCCTTGACTATGACCACGAAAAGGGAATTTTTTCTCCTTGGCTTATGTTAAAAAAAGAGATACAATTGTTTGAAAAAGTAGGATTTTCTGAAGGTAAAGAAGAGGTTTTAAACTTTTTAAAAAGGAGGGAGTATATGCCAGCCAAACTTGCGGTAAACGTAGATCATGTAGCCACAGTCAGGGAGGCAAGAAAAGCCCCTTATCCTGACCCTGTGCATGCAGCTGTGCTGGCAGAGTTAGGAGGAGCTGACGGAATCGTTGTGCATTTAAGATTAGATAGAAGACATATAAAAGAAAGGGATGTAAGGTTGATAAAAGAGGTGATTAAAACCAAACTGATTTTAGAGATGGCCATAGATGAGAAATTGATTAAGTTTGCTAAAGAGATTAAACCTTACCAGGTAACCTTAGTTCCAGAAAGGACAGAAGAAATCACCACCGAAGGCGGAATGGATTTAATCGGAAATGTAGAAAAGGTAAAAAAGGCGGTAAAAGAGCTAAACAAGGCAGGTATTAAGGTAAGTCTTTTCCTAAACCCAGACGAGGAAGCCATAAAGCTCGCAAAAAAAACTGGGGCTCAGATCATCGAAATACATACAGGGATGTATGCTGAAGCAGAGGATGAGGTAAAAAGAGAAGAAGAGTTTGGTAAAATAGAAGTCGCTGCACGGTTAGCCAAAGACCTTGGTTTTATCGTACATGCAGGACATGGTTTAAGCTATGAAAACATAGGGCCTGTGGCTGCTATTCCTGAGATAGAAGAGTTTAGTATTGGACATAGTATCGTTTCTCGGGCTATCATGGTAGGTATGAAAGAGGCAGTAAGAGAGATGAAAGAACTCATTTGGAAAGCTCGGGGTTAGAACAAAGGGTTTTTATCGGAAACTGCGAGACGAAATTTTTGAGGGCTTCTAAGCTTAGGTCCTTAGAGCTAAACAAAATTAAAAATCCTCGAGAAGTTTCCTCTAAAATGGGCACAACTATTACCTTTTTTTCTCCGTTTTCGTAAAATTTAACCTTTATTCCATCGATTTCTCCGTCTTTCAGCTCATTTTTAGAAATTTCTAAAAGATTTAAAGTAAACCCTTGCCAATTAGGAATTAAATTTTCTCCCCAAAACATCCTGACCCTTACCTTAGCGCTTGCGTTTTTGTAGGTTCTTTCTTTATTATGGATCTTTCCAAAAAAGTTAAGGTTAGTTTCTTTTATCTGGGTAGTTTGATATCCCGGGAGACTGACAAAAAACTTTTCGTCTGCCTGGTATAAAACCTTGGGGTCACAAGCTATTTCCCCATAACCGATCACAGGAGAAACTATAAGAATTAATAAGCTTATTCCTATGTTTAAGAGGTTTTTCATCGATTTTTTCTCCTTACTTTTAAGATCAGACCATCTTTTTCTACCACTACTACCTTTTCTCCTTCCGGAATGGTTTCATCTGCATAAGCCTGCCAGATTTCTCCCTCGATGAATATCTTTCCACCTTCAGGTCCTATTTCTTTTAAGACCTTCCCCACTTTTCCTACCATACCTTCTTTTCCTGAAACCGGTTTTTTCCGTATGGTTTTAAGGGCGATATAGGTGATACCTGCTAATAACGAAGAGAAGATAAGCACCAAAGAATATAAAACAGGGGGTGAAACCCTTAAAGCAGGCGGGTTCTTACCAAAAAGCATGGTAGAACCTAAGAAAAGACAGATTACCCCGGCTAAGGTTAAAAGCCCATGTGAGGTTACCTGAAGTTCTAAGAAGAAAAGCACACCGGCTAATAAAATAAAGACCAGCCCTGCATAGTTAACAGGAATAACACTTAACCCTACCAGGGCCAATATAAGACATACAGCCCCTAATACACCAGGGAATATGCTTCCAGGGTGAGATAACTCAAAATAGAGGCCAGCTAACCCTAACATAAGTAAGAAATATACTAAATTCGGATTGGTTAAAATTTTTAGCACTTTTGTCTTTAGGTCTTCAGGTATTTTTTCTATCCGGACGTTTTTAAGGTTTAAAACCCGTTTTTCTTCTCCTAACAGGACCTGCCTTCCGTGGGCCTTATCTAAAAGGTCGTTTAAATCTTTGGCTATGATTTCTATTACTCCAGTTTGTAGTGCCTCGGTCTCAGTAATGCTTTTACTTTTTCTTACGGCTTCTTCTGCAAAGGTCTCGTTGCGGTTACGCATTTGAGCAAGGTTTTTAGCCCAGGCTACCAAGTCGTTTATTATCTTGTTCATTACCTCTTTATCAGCTTTGCCTGTAAGTTCTACTGGATGAGCAGCTCCTACGTGAGTACCAGGAGCCATCGCCGCTAAATGTGAGGAAAGGAGAATAAAGGTACCGGCAGAGGCAGCTCTTGCCCCAGAGGGACTTACATAAACTATAACAGGGACCTTACTTTGTAAGATGTCCTTTACTATTTCTCTAGTAGACTCAACAAGCCCACCAGGGGTATCAAGCTCTATGACAAAAGCTTCAGCCTTTTCTTTATTGGCAAGGTCTATCCCATAACTTATGAAATTAGCCATAACAGGGGTAATAGGGGCATCGATTTTTTCATGAAAAACCTTTCTTGGCTCTGCACCTTTTAAATAAGAGACCCAAAAACAAACAAGTACTAAACTAATTAGATAAAAATATCTCTTCATAAAGCTTCCTAAATTTTTGTAAATCTTCCCATACTACCCTTTTTATTCCAGGATTTTTTAAAATATAAGCTGGATGATAGGTAAAAAAGAGAGAGGTTTCCTTAAGGGTGAACACCTTCCCTCTAACCAAGGTTAGGGTCTTTCCTTCTAAAAGTACCTTAGGAGGAGTAAATCCTAATGCTAAAATCAGCTTAGGTCTTAAGTACTTGATTTGTTTTAAAAGATATGGTCTACAGGCTTCTATCTCTTCGGGCTCAGGTGGCCTCCCACCCGGAGTTTTACATTTAACTGTATGGGTAATAAAAAACAATTCTCTTTTTAGATTGATAGCATTAAGCATGCGGTCAAGCAGGTTACCTACTTCTTTTACGAAAGGTTTCCCATAAAAATCTTCGTCTCGGTCAGGATATTCTGAAATTATCATCAATCCTTCAGGTTCGGTAGGACCTTCACCCCAAACCACTGCTTTTCTAACCCTATGAAGGGAACATTTTTTACAGTGAATAATTTTTTCTTTTAGAGCTGAGAGGGAATCTTCTTCTAAAGAGATTTCGCGTTGGAGAAGTCTTTTGATAGCCTCAGAAGCTGGAATACTGGTTAAGCCTATTTCTTTAAAGTATAGAAGGTTTTTAATTATTTCAGCTTTAACATCCATTAAGTTTTTCTTAATATCCTTTTGTCCCCTACTCTAAGGGTAACCTTTTTTTTATCTAAATATTCTACCAGAGGAATTAAAAATTTTCTACTCACCTGGGTTGGAGTAAGGTTTTTAAAATCTGCTAGCTCTAATTCCTTTTTCTTTTGAAAGGCAGTCCTTACTAAATTTTCCCATTCTTCTAAAATTTTAGCGTGAAAGACTAGTTTGTCAGTAAGTTTTACCAAAACGCCTTCTTTTAATAAGGCCTGTGCCAGCTCTTTAGCGGCTTTATAGTTTTCTTTAAAATCAAGAAGGATGGTTTCAAAATCCCGTGGGGTATATCCCTCTGAAAGAAACTTTTCTTCGAGCTCTTTTTTTAACTTTTCTTTTTCTTCAGAGTTTAGATGTTTAAACTCGGTTAGAAAGATTATCTCTTTATTTTTTCCTAAGATCCCTTGTTGTATCAAACTTTCAAGGACGTACTGATAAAATCCTTCTGAAACAAAGGAAGAAATTCTTGTTTTTAGTAGTTCCTTAGTAAGTCCAGGGCTAAAGGGATTGTTCATGTGAAAATTTTTTAAACCAGTGATAATCTCTGCTTTTAGGTCTTCTTCTGCTTTTTTACTAAAATAAAAGACCTTTTCTCCGTCTTTGATTTCAATCAAGTTGTTACTTAAGTCTTTTAAGAGTTTTTCAAACCTTTCTCCAAAGAGAGAAACGGTAATCTGTAGGTCTTTTTTAGAGATACCTAAAAATCCTTTTTTTTCTATCCAAAACTGGATAAGCTCTTTTTCCGAAGCCTGAGCTAAGTATTCGACTTCTTTTCTTTCCCAGGGTTTAGTTCTTTTTCTTCTATAAGCTACAGGGTTTAAAACCTCCCCTCCGCCTACTGTCTGGTTAGTAGAGGCTCGTCTTAAGATAAATCTGTCTCCCCTCCAGGCAACTATTGGAACTTGCACAAACAATTGAGCTACGTCTTCTTCCCCTGGGTTTAACTGGTTTTTTCCTAAAAGGAAAACCTTGGCTACGGTTTCTTTGGTTCCGATATAAAAAAGAAGGTTTTCAAAGTTTTTGATCGGAGGTTTTATGCTTTTTAAGGACACAAGTTTTACATCTATCCACTGAGAAGGTTTTAAGACTTCAGGTTCTGCAAGCACGTCTCCTCTTTCTATGTCTTCTTTTTCTATACCTTGCAAGTTAAGTGCAGTTCTCATCCCTGCATAAGCTACTTCCACGTTTTTTCCGTGAACTTGAATGTTTCTTACTTTTGTAGTAAGATTTTTTGGATAAACTACCAAGTTTTGGTTAAGATAAACCTTACCTGAAATGGCTGTCCCACGAGCTACCGTTCCAAACCCTTTTACGGTAAACACCCCGTCTACCGGGAGCCTAAAAGGTTGGTCTTCTACCTTGGCAGAGACCTTTAAAGCCTTTTCATCTAGTGCTTTAATTATTGCTTCTTTACCTTGTCCTGTAACTGCTGAAAATTCTAAGATAGGTGCCTCTTTTAAAAAGGTGTTTTTTAAAAATTCCTTTAAATCCTCTTTTATTAGGTCTAACCAGTCTTTTTCTACCAAATCTACTTTGGTTAAAACCACTATTCCGTCTTTAATCCCTAAAAGTTCGCAAATTTCTATGTGCTCTCTGGTTTGAGGCATAACTCCTTCGTCAGCAGCCACTACAAGGATAACCAGGTCAATACCTGAGGCTCCAGCTACCATGTTTCGAATAAACCTTTCATGACCAGGAACATCTACTATTCCTGCAAGGGTGCCTGAAGGTAAGACTAAATGGGCAAACCCTAGATCTATAGTAATACCTCTTTCTTTTTCCTCTTTTAGCCTGTCTGTATCAATTCCAGTGAGAGCTTTAACTAAGGTAGTTTTTCCGTGATCTATATGACCGGCTGTTCCTATGATAACCCTTTTCATAATTTGCCTTTAAATAAAAGCGGTAAAATCTCCAAATTTTTCAAAAAGCTCAGCCACCCTTTGTAAGATCCTTAAACGGTTTTCTCTTATCTTCTCATTTTCTACCATCACAAACACCTTATCAAAAAATCTGTCTATCGGTTCTTTAAGACTTACCAAATGTTCTAAGTAAGAAGAATAATCTTTTTTTTCTATCAGACCAAGTAAAACTGGTCTTAGATTTAAAGCCTGTTGATAAAGCTCTTTTTCCTCTTCTAATAAGATAAGGTTTTCTCTAACTTCCTCTAAAAGAGTTTGTTTGTCTACATTTTTTAACAACTGGGATACCCGTTTAAACCCAGTAATAAGGTCAACAAAATCTTTTTTCTCCTGAAAATCTGAAAGGGCCTTTAGTCTTAGATATTGGTCATAAGGATTTAGAGGTAACTGAAGAACAACACCTATAACATTTTTGCTAAAACCCAAGTTTAAAAACTCTCCCTCTAAGCGTTTTTTGATAAATTCTGTAACTTCCTCTAAAGCCTCAGGATTTTTTAAAAATCCTTGTTTTTCTAACAAACTAAGAGAAAACTCTATAGCTTCTTCCAGGTCTAAAAATTTTTCTTTTCCTATAAGCAGTTTTACTATACCATAACCTGCTCTTCTAAGCCCATAAGGATCTTTTTCTCCAGAGGGCTTTTCATTGACTCCAAAAAGTGCGCAAAGATGGTCTATTTTGTCAGCTAATGAAAGGATGATGCCTTCAAAAGACTGAGGGAGGGTTTCATCTTTGGATGAGGGGAGATACTGTTCAAAAACTGCCTCTGCAATATCCTTTCCTTCTTTATGCTCAAGCAAAATCTTCCCTATAACCCCTTGTAACGAAGGAAACTCACTTACCACCTCTGAGGCTGTATCTATTTTAGCGTAAAGACATGTTTTCTCTATTTTAGAGGGAAGGTATGGATAATCTAATTTTAACGCTAAATATTTACCCAGATCTATTAACCTTTGAGTTTTTTCCCATAGAGTTCCACATTTGATATGATAAACTATACCTTTAATTTTTTCTAAAAAGTAGGAAAGAGGTTGACTAAGGTCTTTTTCAAAATAAAATTTGGCATCTTCAAGCCTGGCCTTAGTAACTCTTTCATGTCCTTTTTTTACTACCCCCCAATCTTTAGGACGGTTGTTATTCACCGCAATGAAATAGTTAAGAAGTTTTCCCTCGAGGGTTCTAATACAGAAATATCTCTGATGTTCTTTTAAAGCAGTTGTGACTAGAGGTTCTGGGAGGGTTAAAAAACTTTCTGGAAAACTGCCTACTATGGGAAAGGGATATTCTACTAAGTTAGCGTTTTCTTTTAAGAGGTCTTCATCTATTTCAGGCACACCATAGGGCTGAGAAACCTCAAAGATGCTTTTTTTAGTAAAAGTTAATCTTTTTTCAGGAGAAACTATAACAAAGTTATTTTCAAGTTGTGTTTCATATTCTTCCCAGTCTGCTTTGTTAAGCACGATGGGAGATGGGCTTAAAAAACGATGCCCTAAGCTTTGGTTTGTAGCTTGTATCCTTGCTATTTTAATGGGAATAACTTCTTCCCCAAAAAGACAAACCATCCATCTTATAGGACGACCAAACCTAACGTCATAATCCCCCCATTTCATGGTTTTTGGGAAATAGATTTCTTTAAGTAAAGAAAATAGCAGGGAAGGTAAGAGGTCTTTTGTTTTTTGTCCAGGAATGGTTCTTTTAAGGTAAAAATACTCACCCTTAGGGGTTTTTTTAGTTTTAAGGTCTTCTGGCTTTACTCCGTACTTTTTAGCAAACCCGATTAATGCTTGACTAAAGGTTCCTTCTTTAGTAAGCCCTACATTAATAGAAGGACCTAAAACTTCCTCTTCTCTGTCTGGTTGTTTTTCTGAGAGATCCTTTACAAAAAGGACCAATCTTCTAAATGTTCCTGCGGTTTTGATTTCTTGATAGTCTAAAAAAAGTTCTTTTAATTTTTTTTCTGCGGCCTTTTGTAAGCTTAAAAGTGCAGGTTCGATAAACCTTGCCGGAAGCTCTTCTGTCCCTATTTCCCAAAGAAGATTTTTATTCATCTTCCCTTTCTCCTTTGTTTAGCCAAGTTTCAGCAGCTTTTTTTGCCAAACCCCTCACACGACCTATGTAATTTGCCCTTTCTATAGGAGAAAGGACTCCTCTTGCATCAAGGAGGTTAAAGGTATGGGAACATTTGATGACAAAGTCATAACCTGGAAGCGCAAGACCTAAACTTAAAAGTCTGTTGCCTTCGGCTTCGTATTTGTCAAAAAGTTCTTTTAAAAGGTTTACATCTGCTTCGTCAAAATTATAGATAGAATATTCTACCTCTCCTCGATGATGTATATCTCTATAGGTATATTTTGAGTTCCATTTAAGGTCAAAAACGTTTTCTACCTCTTGAAGATACATGGTAATACGTTCAAGCCCATAGGTAATTTCTACAGTTACCGGAAAACAGTCAAAACCCCCTACTTGTTGGAAATAGGTAAACTGAGTAATTTCCATCCCGTCAAGCCAAACCTCCCAACCCAATCCCCAGGCTCCTAAGGTGGGAGATTCCCAGTCGTCTTCTACAAACCTTATGTCATGTTCCGTAGGGTTAATACCTAAAGCTTGAAGACTTTCCAGGTAAAGGTCCTGGATGTTATCAGGCGAGGGTTTAATGATGACTTGATACTGGTAGTAATGTTGTAATCTGTTAGGATTTTCTCCATATCTTCCGTCTGCTGGCCTTCTACAAGGTTGTACATATGCACAGGCAAAGGGTTCAGGGCCAAGACATCTCAAAAAAGTAGCAGGATGAAAGGTTCCTGCCCCTACCTCTATATCATATGGCTGAAGAATTACACAACCTTTTTCTCCCCAAAAACGATTTAAAGTAGCAATCACATCTTGAAAATACATGCCTCAACCTCTCTAAACCAAGATAACTTGTGGTTCATCTTGCTCTCTTTTGTCAACATAACCTATTACATGATAAC
Above is a genomic segment from Thermodesulfobacterium commune DSM 2178 containing:
- a CDS encoding glycine--tRNA ligase subunit alpha, with amino-acid sequence MYFQDVIATLNRFWGEKGCVILQPYDIEVGAGTFHPATFLRCLGPEPFACAYVQPCRRPADGRYGENPNRLQHYYQYQVIIKPSPDNIQDLYLESLQALGINPTEHDIRFVEDDWESPTLGAWGLGWEVWLDGMEITQFTYFQQVGGFDCFPVTVEITYGLERITMYLQEVENVFDLKWNSKYTYRDIHHRGEVEYSIYNFDEADVNLLKELFDKYEAEGNRLLSLGLALPGYDFVIKCSHTFNLLDARGVLSPIERANYIGRVRGLAKKAAETWLNKGEREDE